TATGAGAAGCCGAGTTCAAGGACGCTTACCCTGTCGGACAATCCTGCGTTTTCCAGGGCATCGGCCACGTAGGCGCGGGAGATGCCGGAACAGACGATGCCGTATTCTCCGGACCCGGTGACAAAGTTGTATTGTGAGTTTTCGGCTTCTTCGCGCAGGGCTTCCATGCGTTCCATGAGGGCAAGGTGCATGGGCCGGGAGAATGCCGGGATGGGAACGAATTTGGACGGGTTGCGTTTGAACCCTTCGGCCTTGCCCGGATCGGGGGCGGGGCCGAATTTCACGGCGCCGCGCAGGTGGTTGACGCGAGTGGTGGTCCGCAGCAGGAGCGGCGAATTATGTTTCTTGGACAGGAGCAGCCCGTCGCGGGTCATGTCCTTGGCCTCCTGGGCCGAGGCGGGTTCCAGCACGGGCATGCCCGCGATGCGGGCGTAGATGCGGTTATCCTGCTCGTTCTGGCTGGAGTGGCAGCCGGGGTCGTCGGCGGACAGCAATACCAGACCGCCGGGCGCGCCGATGTAGCACAAGGTCAGGAGCGGATCGGCAGCCACGTTCACGCCTACGTGTTTCATGGTGCACAGGGTCAGGGCTCCGGCCAGGGTCGCGCCGCCTGCCACTTCCAGGGCGACTTTTTCGTTGACGGAATATTCGAAGTAGTATTTGCCTTCGGGCGAAATGCGATAGAACGTGTCGGGCACTTCGCTTGAAGGGGTTCCGGGATAGCAGGAAACCACCTGAACACCCGCCTCAATGGCGCCGCGAACGATGGCTTCGTTGCCGAGCAGCAGATGGGTGTCGCCGGGGGTGTCACCCAAGAGCGGATTTGCCATAATGCCTCTCCAGTGGCCATCCCGAGGGTAGTTCCAGGGCAGCCTTTTGTTTCATTATATTAATATTTCGATGTGACTATTCGGTTTCCAGTTGGGAAATTTTGTACTCGATGAAAGGTTTGTCGCTGATCGTGTTTTCGTTGAGCTTCTTGTAAGCGGACAGCGCTTCTTTCTTGTCTCCGGCAGCTTCGGCGGTCAGGGCCAATTGGCGGTAGACGGGCACGGTGTAGGCGGCCGAGGCGATGCCCACCAGTTCCTTCATTTCGGTCAGGGCGTCCGAAGCCTTGTCTCCGAGGAGCAGGGATTTGGCCTTGCCCATCCGGGCCACGAACTGCATCTCGCCTTCGGTGTTGCCTGCCATGGCTTCCCAGTAGGTCGCGGCTTTGGCGTAATCGCCCTGAGCCATGCACGCCTTGGCCACTTCCAGCGTCACAGCGGGTTTGACCGAGTCCGGCACCTCGGAAAGCAGTCCTTCGAGCCGGGCGATCTGGTCCGGTCCGGAGGTCTCGGTCAGGATGGCGCCGAGTTCGGCCTGGGCCGAAGCCATGGCCTTGGAGGTGTACGCGTTGAAACCTGCGTAAACGGCGGTCACGGCCAGAATGGCGCAGACACCGATGATGACCTGCTTGCGGTATTTGAATGCGGCCTCAAGGATGGGGTGCAGGGATTCCGGGGTGTGGGACTCGATGTCTGCGAGCACATCGGGTTGAGCGGTCTTGGTTTCAGCCATGGGTTTTTCATGCCTCCATGAAGGTGAATTTCGTGTGTGTTCGTCCGGGAAGCAAGGCCCGGCAACGCAGAGGGCTTGATAAGCAAAATTGTAAAAAAGGTCAAAGCCTATTTTGGAAAGAAGGCCGAAAATCGGGTAAAACTCCCCTTGTTTTCATGAGTATTCTTTATGATATTACAAAAAATGTAAAATGAATGGAATTCTGTTGTCCATAGTGTATGTCCGGTCATTCCCGGGGGAATTGACTTTATCCCCCGGCGGAGGTTAGCAAAAAGGACGTGCCGGGGATGGAATTTTATTCGGCCTCCAGTTGATGACAATATTGTAGGAGTGGGTATGGATATACGTACACAGATGGTGGAGATGGGCAAGCGCGCCAAGTCTGCGGCCCGTGGTTTGGCGACTGCGTCGGGCAAGGCCAAACAGGACGCCCTGCTGATTCTGGCCGACCTGCTGGAATCCGAGTCCGGAGTCATTGCCGAGGCCAACAGGCTGGACCTGGATGCCGCCGCCGAGCGCGGTTTGGACAAGGCCCGCGTACAGCGGCTGACCATCAGCGAAAAGGTGTTGGGCTCCATGATTCAGGGCTGCCGCGAGGTGGCGGCCATGGCCGATCCGGTGGGCGAAATCGAGTCCATGACCAAGCGTCCGAATGGGATGCTGGTGGGCCGTATGCGGGTACCGCTCGGTGTGGTGGCCATGATCTACGAATCCCGGCCCAACGCCACGGTGGATGCGGGCATCCTTTGTCTCAAGGCAGGCAACGCGGTCATCCTGCGCGGCGGGTCCGAGGCTTTTCATTCCAACAAGTGCCTTGCGGGGCTGATGCATCAGGCCCTGGAAAAGGCCGGACTGCCCAGGGATGCAGTCCAGGTGCCGCCGACCACGGATCGCGAGGCCGTGACCGAGATGCTCAAGCTGGAACAGTACATCGACGTGGTCATTCCGCGCGGCGGTGAAGGGCTTATCAGGGCCGTGACCAGCCAGGCCTCCATGCCCGTGCTCAAGCATTACAAGGGTGTGTGCCAGATTTTTGCGGACAGTTCCTGTGACATCACCAAGGCGGTGCCCGTCATCGAGAATGCCAAGATGCAGTACCCCAGCGGCTGCAACGCCCTGGAATGTCTGTTGGTGCACAAGGATGTGGCCGAGGTTCTGCTGCCCAAGGTGGCCCAGGCCATCGGCCCCAAGGGTGTAAAGTTCAAGGCGTGCGCCAAGTCCCTGCCCTTGTTGGGCGAATTTGCCGAACCTGCCGTGGACGGTGACTGGGGCTTCGAGTTCCTTGACCTGATTCTGGCCGTGAAAGTGGTGGAGGATATGGACGAGGCCCTGGACTACATTGCGGAGCACGGTTCCAATCATACGGAATCCATATTGTCCGAGGATTATGCCAACTGCATGCGTTTCATCCGCGAAGTGGACGCCTCCCTGGTGGTGGCCAACGCCTCCACACGGTTCAACGACGGGGGCCAGCTCGGTCTGGGCGCCGAGATCGGCATCTCCACCTCCAAGCTCCATGCCTATGGCCCCATGGGTATCAAGGAGTTGACGAGCGCCAAGTTCGTGCTTCTGGGCGAAGGGCAGATACGCGAATAACCAGCGTCACATTGAAGTGATCACGACAGGCCGTCCCTTGGGGCGGCCTTTTGCTTGGGGCGTGGAATTGGGGTAGGAAAGAGCAACAGTGAGAAGATCATGAGAAAAATATTATTGTTCACCCTTTGCCTGTTGTTGCTTGCGACCTCGGCATTTGCCCGGGACGGCAGGATATTCGGGGTGGTGACCGATGGTGACGGCCGTCCTGTGGCCGGGGCCAGGCTGGAGTGCGTCCGGGAGATATCTCAATACAGGGTGGTCACCTTCACCACCGCAGACGGGAATTTCGCTTTCAATGCCGTGCCGCCTGGGATCTATTTTGTGAGCGCAACCCTGAAGGGCGTGGTTCTGGGCGAGCAGCGGGTGGAGTTCATGCTGCCGACAGGCCGGAAAGCGGATTTCATCGTTGACGCCGATTTGGTGGATTCGGTGAGCCAGTGATATCTTGTGTCCTGGTGTAAACAGGGTTAACCTCAAGGATATCAAGGAGCTTGTCAGTGAAGATAGGTATTCTCGGCGGTAGTTTCAATCCGGTCCATACCGGGCATGTGCGCATGGCCATCGAGGTCCGCGAACAGCTTGAGTTGGACCGTGTGGACCTGGTTCCGGCCAGCGAGCCGCCGCACAAGGCACATGCGGCCATCCTTCCTTTTGAGTTGCGTCTGGACCTGGTCGGACGGGCCATAGAAGGCATCCCCGGTCTCGGGATCAATCCCCTTGAGGGCGATCGTCCCGGCCCGTCGTTCACCTGCGACACCCTGACCTGTTACCGTACGGAACAACCCCGGTCCGAAATACATTTCATTCTTGGTGCGTCCACCTTTCTGGAATTGCCCAAATGGCGGCGCGGCCTGGAAATACCGAAGTTGGCTTCCCTGGTCGTGGTCAACCGTTGGGAAGCTGCCGATGCCGTGGCCGGAACCGTGAAGGACCGATGGCCAGAGGCGGTTCGGGAGGATATGGGGCTGTGGCGTCTGGCCGGCGGCAACACCATCCGGCTCCTCGACATCCCACGTCTGGACATCAAGGGTGGTCATATCCGCCGCCGGTGGCTGGAACACAGGAATCTGAGCCTGCTGGTTCCGGCCGGAGTGGAATCCGTGCTTGAGGGGCGGGCGGCTGAGCTTGAAGAATATTGGGGGAAGCGCAGCTAGGAAGCGGCAACGGGATAGACTGTGTTCGGCGTGCAGAACCGGGCGGGCGCAGCATGGTTAGACTTCGCCTTGGCCCGGTTCCGTGATTCGATAGAGTCCATTCTGTCACTCCTTTTGGGAGGTCGTTGTCAGGCGTTGCTTATGGATCAATCCGTTGCTGGTGAACAAGATAAAGGATGCGATGGAAATCAGGATGACTGCGCCGCCCGTCAAGGTTGTAACCGGCGGTTGTTCTTTGAAAATAATAAATGCCCATATCGGGGCCAAGACTACGCTGATCAATGTGATGGTCGCCATCTCTGCAGCCGGGATATACCGGGATGACAGCGCATTCAAGACCCGTCCCAGAGGGGCGGACGCGAGTCCCATGCAGCCCATGATCAACCATGTATTCAAACTGAAACTGGATGGCGTGGAGGGGATGAACATGACCAGGGCTATGAAGAAACCGCCCAGCCCCACTACGGCAAAACGACTCATCTCCTTGTACCGCCTCCACAAGGTGCCGTTTAGGCCGAGGCAGATAACGGCAATGATCGCAAAACAGTCTCCGAGAAGGTCGCTCGTCCCTAAAGCTCCTTTTACGACGATATATATGCCGCATATTACCCCTGCTATTGCAATTGCTAATGCTTTTGAAGTCTTTTCCCGCAGGAAAAGCCAGGAAACCAACGCCGT
This sequence is a window from Pseudodesulfovibrio sp. S3. Protein-coding genes within it:
- a CDS encoding tetratricopeptide repeat protein, whose translation is MAETKTAQPDVLADIESHTPESLHPILEAAFKYRKQVIIGVCAILAVTAVYAGFNAYTSKAMASAQAELGAILTETSGPDQIARLEGLLSEVPDSVKPAVTLEVAKACMAQGDYAKAATYWEAMAGNTEGEMQFVARMGKAKSLLLGDKASDALTEMKELVGIASAAYTVPVYRQLALTAEAAGDKKEALSAYKKLNENTISDKPFIEYKISQLETE
- a CDS encoding glutamate-5-semialdehyde dehydrogenase; this translates as MVGVGMDIRTQMVEMGKRAKSAARGLATASGKAKQDALLILADLLESESGVIAEANRLDLDAAAERGLDKARVQRLTISEKVLGSMIQGCREVAAMADPVGEIESMTKRPNGMLVGRMRVPLGVVAMIYESRPNATVDAGILCLKAGNAVILRGGSEAFHSNKCLAGLMHQALEKAGLPRDAVQVPPTTDREAVTEMLKLEQYIDVVIPRGGEGLIRAVTSQASMPVLKHYKGVCQIFADSSCDITKAVPVIENAKMQYPSGCNALECLLVHKDVAEVLLPKVAQAIGPKGVKFKACAKSLPLLGEFAEPAVDGDWGFEFLDLILAVKVVEDMDEALDYIAEHGSNHTESILSEDYANCMRFIREVDASLVVANASTRFNDGGQLGLGAEIGISTSKLHAYGPMGIKELTSAKFVLLGEGQIRE
- a CDS encoding carboxypeptidase-like regulatory domain-containing protein produces the protein MRKILLFTLCLLLLATSAFARDGRIFGVVTDGDGRPVAGARLECVREISQYRVVTFTTADGNFAFNAVPPGIYFVSATLKGVVLGEQRVEFMLPTGRKADFIVDADLVDSVSQ
- a CDS encoding DMT family transporter, coding for MAAVIQFTNRRGVIRTLSDNGWPIVVSALLIVGSASCFVLSIKHTSVANTVFILSARPITTALVSWLFLREKTSKALAIAIAGVICGIYIVVKGALGTSDLLGDCFAIIAVICLGLNGTLWRRYKEMSRFAVVGLGGFFIALVMFIPSTPSSFSLNTWLIMGCMGLASAPLGRVLNALSSRYIPAAEMATITLISVVLAPIWAFIIFKEQPPVTTLTGGAVILISIASFILFTSNGLIHKQRLTTTSQKE
- the nadD gene encoding nicotinate (nicotinamide) nucleotide adenylyltransferase; the encoded protein is MKIGILGGSFNPVHTGHVRMAIEVREQLELDRVDLVPASEPPHKAHAAILPFELRLDLVGRAIEGIPGLGINPLEGDRPGPSFTCDTLTCYRTEQPRSEIHFILGASTFLELPKWRRGLEIPKLASLVVVNRWEAADAVAGTVKDRWPEAVREDMGLWRLAGGNTIRLLDIPRLDIKGGHIRRRWLEHRNLSLLVPAGVESVLEGRAAELEEYWGKRS